In one Euleptes europaea isolate rEulEur1 chromosome 12, rEulEur1.hap1, whole genome shotgun sequence genomic region, the following are encoded:
- the LOC130485495 gene encoding stromelysin-1-like, which produces MKSILFMLLCVAVTYALPIRTDRREEKKLQLIQEYLEKYYNFTYDGQDLRWKDGNPMARKIREMQEFFGLEVTGDLDSNTLEAIQKPRCGNPDVGDFAFFGGEPKWEKKQLTYRILNYTPDMNKVDVDNAIEKAFQVWSQVTPLTFRRVLEGDADIMISFARTDHGDFNPFDGAGGTLAHAYAPSSSSLGGDAHFDEDERWTNGQQGSNLFVVAAHEFGHSLGLFHSKDVNALMFPVYRNPQHNQNVLSQDDIEGIQQLYGTSSNPSQGSTEQDESRQPIRPAQPVLPATCDPQLTFDAVTTFRGEIMFFKDNQFWRKHLQVNEVESNYISSFWSFLSPGIDAAYENTDNDEVVLFKGNQFWVVKGDSRQPGYPKYISSLGFPSNVNKIDAVLFNAKERRTYFFVADKYWRYNEGSQTMETRPKWIRNDFPGIEGRIDAAFQYNGFLYFFRGTNQYKFDPNTRRVTQTTKANSWFSC; this is translated from the exons ATGAAGAGCATCCTATTTATGCTGCTGTGTGTCGCGGTTACTTACGCTTTGCCGATACGCACAGAtaggagagaagaaaagaagttGCAGCTTATTCAG GAATACTTAGAAAAATATTACAACTTTACCTATGATGGACAAGACTTAAGATGGAAAGATGGAAATCCTATGGCCAGAAAAATCAGAGAAATGCAGGAATTCTTTGGCCTCGAGGTGACAGGTGATTTGGATTCTAATACTCTGGAGGCAATTCAGAAACCTCGGTGTGGGAATCCTGATGTTGGGGACTTTGCCTTTTTTGGAGGAGAACCCAAATGGGAAAAGAAACAGTTGACCTACAG GATATTGAACTATACACCAGACATGAATAAAGTCGATGTGGACAATGCAATTGAGAAAGCGTTTCAAGTTTGGAGCCAAGTGACGCCACTGACATTCAGAAGGGTTTTGGAAGGCGACGCTGACATAATGATCTCCTTTGCTCGCACAG ACCACGGTGATTTCAACCCCTTTGATGGGGCTGGTGGCACCCTTGCCCATGCCTATGCACCTAGCAGCTCCAGCCTTGGAGGAGATGCCCATTTTGATGAGGATGAAAGGTGGACCAATGGCCAACAAG GCTCGAACCTGTTCGTCGTTGCTGCCCATGAGTTTGGCCACTCACTTGGACTCTTCCATTCCAAAGATGTCAATGCCTTGATGTTTCCAGTGTATAGGAATCCCCAGCACAATCAAAATGTCCTCTCTCAGGATGATATTGAAGGCATTCAGCAGCTGTAtg GGACATCATCCAATCCATCTCAAGGCTCAACAGAGCAAGACGAATCCAGACAACCTATCAGACCAGCCCAACCCGTCTTGCCAGCAACGTGTGATCCACAGTTGACTTTTGATGCTGTTACTACTTTTCGGGGAGAAATAATGTTCTTCAAAGACAA tcaATTCTGGAGAAAGCACCTCCAGGTCAATGAGGTTGAATCTAATTACATTTCTTCATTCTGGTCATTTTTATCACCTGGTATTGATGCTGCTTATGAAAATACAGACAACGATGAAGTAGTTCTTTTTAAAG GCAACCAGTTCTGGGTAGTGAAAGGCGATTCCAGGCAACCTGGATACCCCAAATACATCAGCAGCCTGGGCTTCCCAAGTAATGTCAATAAAATTGATGCAGTCCTTTTCAATGCGAAGGAAAGAAGAACATACTTCTTTGTAGCTGATAAATACTGGAG ATATAATGAAGGCAGTCAAACCATGGAGACGAGACCTAAATGGATAAGAAATGACTTCCCAGGTATCGAGGGGAGAATCGATGCTGCTTTTCAGTATAACG GATTCTTGTACTTCTTCAGGGGAACAAATCAATACAAGTTTGATCCTAACACAAGAAGAGTCACCCAGACCACTAAGGCCAACAGCTGGTTTTCTTGCTAA